Below is a window of Micromonas commoda chromosome 14, complete sequence DNA.
CACAGGCCATCTTCcccgccatcgacgccgcggggctgCGGTACACCGCGGAGATCGTCGCGTACGAGACGGATAACCAGTCCATCGGGGAGATTGTCTGCGAACGCGCGTCGGATctggaagccgccgcggtgatcatggcggcgtcggggaagGGACGCGTGAAGGAGTTCTTCATCGGGAGCGTCACCAACTACTGCCTGCACAGGTGCAAGCGACCGGTGGTGATATACAGGTCGCCGCCCGTCGTGCGACCGGGCGCGAGTTCACGCGGCGGGAAGGAGGTCAACGAGTCAAACGGGGCATACGCGCACGCGGAGTGATTCGTAAACGCGTCTTCACGAGGTCGTCCCGGGAGCTGTCCTTTTTGACGTATCCTGGTGCATTCGCCTTCATGTGAACACGACACCAGACAGATGCAGACGAGCAGCAGGTGGAATTCGTGGTTCACGTGAATTGGTCGTTGTGCGAAACGGCTCCGCACGTGATCCCTGACGGGTACAGTAAGTTTCACCTGCTGCTTGCTTCTGTTTATCATGGTGACTCCCATGTACGACGTGCATCTGTCTGGTGCCGCGTGTCTCACAGGGCAGCTCTCGGGACCGACCCCCGTACACCCATCGAttcgctcggcgaggcgggacGCGCCGGATCTAACCACGCGCGAGTCTCGAGTTGAATCGTCGCGCCGCAAATGTGAAAAAAAAAATGTTTCGCACTCGCACTAAAAGTCGCtcggtcccgtcgccgtccgacACCGCGGGCGAACCCCCGCGTCTCAATCTCatccgcccggcgccgtctcGCGATGCGTTCGATCGTGAGAGAGTTTACGGCGCCGGCATCACCGGTGAGACGCGGTTGGTTCATCCGcgagtcggcgtcgccgaaaGTCGCTTCTCCTTCGCTAACAAAAGTCACTCACTTCTTCGTGACAgcctcgcacgcggcgagaacctcctccggcggcgccaccacGCCGAAGTCCTTCTCGAAGTGCTCGTAGTGGATCCCCGCCTTGGACACCACGTACAGCCCGCCCTTGATGGTTCCCTCGCCCTCTAGGTTAtggtccgcgacgtcgtctttGATCTTCGCGTATCTCTTCCAGAACCCGGCAAAGGGCAGAAACGACGAGAGGCCGCCCTTGCGCagcttgccgccgccgagcgcccgaAAGAACGCCATGTCGTTGTCCATGTACAGCGGCGTGTCCGCGCCCCAGAACTCGCCGTGTTTTCCCGAGCCCGCGAGGAACGACTCCACTTGCTCGGGTATGTTCTCCTTCAGAAGGCACACGAGATTGCACCCCAACGCGTCAAACTTGGGCTTGAGCGCGTGCAGTCTCATGGCTTCCGAACGGCACATGATTCACCCGGGCCTGCGCAGCACGAGGACCACGGCGGGTCGCTCCTGCCAGAGGGTCTCGGCcctgacgacgccggcggcggcgccgtcggcgaggggcagccgcgtcagcgacgcgccggcgaggtcgcGAAGGGAGCTTCGAATGGCGGATCCCGCGAagccgacggtggcgacgctcgccatCCCGCGCTCTCAGGAACCGTCGCCCTGCGCCCTGGCGTGCGGAacgacgaaggcgccgacgatgagaAGGGACGTGAGCGTCCCTACCGTGACTGGACTGACGAGCGCCGGATTGTCGCGTATGGCGCGGCCCAGCGCGCGCCACATACTGGCGCTCCACGCGCTTTTTCTCGTCTCGATGGCAAAAATCGCCACGTGTGTGGCTGCGGTGAGGGGTCCCACGCCTTGAGTCACAGACCCTCAAATACGCCCAGTCATCACGGTGGCATCGCCCGTGCGTGCGTGCTGGCCTGTCGCCCGGCTGCCACCAATTCGCCGCTGTTGCAACTGTCACCGCACTGGACGGAGCACCGGCCGAGGGATACCTCATCGACGTGGtacccgcgcgaccgccgtcTCTCTCTCGCGACACCATGGCGTTCAGCGcagtcaccgccgccgtctcgctccgcgcgccgctcgcgacgccccgcgcccccgtcgcgtcgtccgtcccgtcgcgcgcgatccccgtcgccgcgtgcgcgtctcgcccttccgggtcgtcggcgatgcgtctcgctcggcgcgccgcgatgagcggcgagggctcgctcgcgctgaGGCTCTCTTCGAagacgcccggcgcggccgtCCGCGGaaggaacgcggcggcggctaggGCGATGGCCAAGGACGAGGACTCCACCGCGGGAATCTCCAAGAAGGTTGCGAGAACCTCGCAGGCGTGCAAGACCCTCGGCCGGTGGGGTTTCTGGGGGCAGCTCATCCTCTCCA
It encodes the following:
- a CDS encoding predicted protein yields the protein MRLHALKPKFDALGCNLVCLLKENIPEQVESFLAGSGKHGEFWGADTPLYMDNDMAFFRALGGGKLRKGGLSSFLPFAGFWKRYAKIKDDVADHNLEGEGTIKGGLYVVSKAGIHYEHFEKDFGVVAPPEEVLAACEAVTKK